One genomic segment of Dethiosulfovibrio salsuginis includes these proteins:
- a CDS encoding type II toxin-antitoxin system RelB/DinJ family antitoxin, translated as MTTCDSSIRVRIDSETKRKASEALSKMGLSVSDAVRMTLVQIGANGKLPFTVEIPNGRTVQAMEEVASGDGAEFESLDELYEDLGI; from the coding sequence ATGACGACTTGCGACAGCTCTATCAGAGTTCGTATCGACAGCGAAACGAAGAGAAAGGCGTCGGAAGCCCTGTCTAAAATGGGACTTTCGGTTTCGGATGCCGTCAGGATGACCTTGGTCCAGATCGGAGCAAACGGGAAACTTCCGTTTACCGTGGAGATACCTAACGGCAGAACCGTACAGGCCATGGAGGAGGTGGCTTCTGGAGATGGGGCGGAATTTGAATCGCTCGACGAGCTTTACGAAGACCTTGGGATATAA